AACTGAGCAGACGGGCACGCCGCCTGAAAACGGACTGAGAATGGGAGAATCAGGCGCCGATTGAGCGCTCCCTAGAACGGCCACCGGGCTGCGGCAGCCACGACCACCGGCGCGAACAGCAGCGCCGGCAGCATGTTCGCCACGCGGACTTCCTTCAGTTCGAGGAGCACCAGTCCAAGCCCGAACAGCAGCACGCCGCCCGTCGCGGTCGCGGCGGCGATCATCGGGTCCGAGACGACCGGCGCGACCAGCCGCGCGCCGAGGGTGAGCGTCCCCTGCACCACCAGCACCGTCCCCGCCGAGAGCAGCACGCCCCAGCCCAGCACCGATGCGAACGTCAGCGCCGCGATGAAGTCCAGCACGCTCTTGAGCGCCAGCAGCTTGTACTCGCCGCGCAGGCCATCTTCGAGCGACCCCATGACCGTCAGCGACCCAACGCAGAACAGCAGGCTCGTCGTCACGAAGGCCCGGCTCACCGTGCTGTCCCCGCTCGAAACCCGCTGCTCCAGGGCCGCCCCGAGAGATTCGAGACGGTCCGCGATCCGACAGATCTCCCCGACCACCAGGCCGAGGATCACGCTGACCAGCGGCACCAGCGGGTTGGCGTACACCAGGAAGTTGGAGACACCGACCAGGAGGGTCACGATGCCGATGGCCTGCATCGCCGTCGTGCGGATGCCCTCCGGGAGCCTCGCGCCGACCAGCAGCCCGATGCTGCCGCCCGCCAGCACCGCGACGACGTTGATGGCGGTGCCCACCCCGATCACGCGGCGCCCACACCCGAGAATGCGGTCATCAGATCGTCGGCGCCGACGATCTTGCGCGTGAGCAGGCCGAGCGTCTCAATTGACGCGTCGTGTGCTTCCTGGGTTGACGACGTGCAGCAGTCCGCCACCACGTAGACGTCGAACCCGGCGTCGGCGAGGTTGCGCGCAGTACTCTCCACCGAGAGGTTCGTCGAGACACCCAGGATCGCGACGCGCATGACGTCGCGCGCGCGAAGCTGTCGGATCAGATCGGTGCCGGCGGTGCCCGCCA
The sequence above is a segment of the Chloroflexota bacterium genome. Coding sequences within it:
- a CDS encoding DUF554 domain-containing protein, which gives rise to MGTAINVVAVLAGGSIGLLVGARLPEGIRTTAMQAIGIVTLLVGVSNFLVYANPLVPLVSVILGLVVGEICRIADRLESLGAALEQRVSSGDSTVSRAFVTTSLLFCVGSLTVMGSLEDGLRGEYKLLALKSVLDFIAALTFASVLGWGVLLSAGTVLVVQGTLTLGARLVAPVVSDPMIAAATATGGVLLFGLGLVLLELKEVRVANMLPALLFAPVVVAAAARWPF